cactgagaacgaaaatgatgcttaaaattgttgattggctctagttttcaagatatgctattgggtcagtatatacgacacttgacttgggaatggcggaggataagtgagttataaagggaagggatctcaatttaaaccagaaatgactaaaatacatatttgactggatctatgaataaatctatgactgcatcattcattgttttgcctaaaaagcaagtactgtccaaacccaatctgaagctggtattgcgtcatatatgatatgaattgcatcatgttattcctagaagtcatggatgatgcaatcataacgaagcttacatcactctgctgaacaaattgccctttatcagctctagaaatcatacagtgtcgtgctctcttatttgtcagtgtttgattttgcaaagggacacatttctgtttagccaaagtaagcagagatgcctcgtacttgtgtgaacagtgcagataacttctgctatgtttgtggtgaagtgacttttgcatcacaaaagcgcagtataaccactatggttaagaaagcctatcacctttattttggctgcaaaattggagatcaggacaagaggtgggccccacacatatgctgcaacacttgtgcaacaaatctttgccagtggttgaacaggaacttttgcagtgccaatgatttggagagagccaacagatcataccagcaattgttacttctgcatggtgcctccagttgggaaaggtgtgtcaaagaagaaaaagtggactgtgcattatccaaactttccatcagctatacgcccagtaccccacggagaaggactgccagttcctgatgcaccagaatcattctcacttgagtcagatgaggaagaggatgaaacttctggtcctgaaccatcaatgtcacagaacccacattttctcccatcctcctcctctgaaccacacctcataacacaaggtgaactgaatgaccttgtcagggatttggaactacccaagagtaaggcagagctattgggctccagactacagcagtggaatctcctggcaggtgatgttagggtttccatgttccgtgaccgtcaaaaggatcttgtcccattcttcttcatggaaggtgatcttgtagcctgcaacaacatcgatggtgtgatggcagccgtcaacatcgttcacgatccagatgagtggagactgttcattgattcatcgaagaggagtcttaaagctgttttactgcataatagcaatgttttgccatcaattccagctggtcatgcagtccatatgaaggaaacctatgacaacatgaaacaacttttgaggtgcataaactatgaccaacatcagtggcagctttgtggcaatttgaaggttgttgctctcttgcttgctctgcagactggatacacaaagtactgctgttttctctgtgaatgggatagtcgtgcaaaaGATTcacactacatcaagaaagattggccactctgacagtcattggagcctgggaggaaaaatgttcagcatccatcacttgttgaatcaaggaagattttgttaccacccttacacatcaagctgggtctgatgaagaactttgtcaaggccattgacaaaacacaagcagctttcaagaacctccgtggaaaatttccaaggttaagtgaagctaagataaaggaaggtgtctttgttggtcctcagattcgtgaacttcttcgagatgatgcatttgaccgtgcactacgtggcaaggaaaagacggcatggaaagccttccagttagtgccaataaattttctctgaaacaacaaggcagacaactacaggttgttggtggaaaacctcctcaaggcatacaaaagccttagttgcaacatgtcactaaagatacattttttgcactctcatctagatttttttccaccgaactgcggagcagtgagcgacgagcacggcaagcgatttcaccaggacagtgcaacaatggagaaatgctatcagggcaaatggagcccatcaatgcttgcagactattgctggagagtgacaagagatgctccatttaatgaatacaagagacaagccaagaagtgccgagtagacactgaataggactaaactatggacataatagttttttgccttttgtttcataattaaaaatcagcaaaagggttatataaataaaatttaagtgttacataaacaggacaggtgaaatattatcatgtaaagcaaccataaacacatgaaaagacctaggtttacaatttatgattaaaactctactatctacacaatatacttagacataaaatgtaaaaacttaaatatgttagaaacagtagtcaatcagttgttttaattgtcatatttgaattcagcacatcaaaatacataataaatagcacattttatctctgaagcagacgacttctcaaaaattgtagaccagtgtaattgttcCACTCTCCTCGGCACCAGTGAGGACTGAGATGGAGAATTTTGGCCAGATTTGGGCACGACACTTTAAGAAGGCTGTAGTCTAGTTTAACAAGCTGTGGCCAGGAAGAATCAGGGAATGGTAGAATTTTAATTTCCAGCCTCAATGACCtggccagcagcaaattactGCTGCCAGGGAGCAAGGGGTGGCAGAGAGGAGGGAACTGTGCCTTCCTGAGTCAGAAATCCTTCCCTTGGCTGGTCCTTGGACAGCGTAACGGAGAACCACCACTACTCTGATGAAGCACAGGAGCAGGTAGCTTGTGGCCATGGAGCCTTGAATAACACCGATGGGGGCCAAGCCATCATTGACAACACTTGGCCCACCTGTATAGTTACCTTCCCTTGGAGCCATTTCACCTAATAGAACTGTAGTATGCAAATTATCAGGAGAAAAAGAGTGAGGATTCATTGAATTACCTCAGATGTCGCCATGGCCCAATTTAAGAATGACCTGACCTACTGACTCGGCCATGTGTATAATTTATTCTTAATCTAATGATTAGACACAACTTTTCTTAACAATTTAGCTTCATTAAAACTAATATCTTCAAACAAAGCCTACACACTTATTTGAAATGAGGATTAACGCTGTGGAAAGTGGGAAGAGTATGTTTATTCCAGTTTTAAGATCACTCGGGAGAAAGAAAGGCAATGGCAAAAGCTAAATTTCAAGCAGAACACATTCTTAATTATTTTATTCTCATGATCTAATTAAGGTATTTACTTGCAAAGTCATCCAGACTCCAAGAATAAATAATCCAAGATCAGGGAGGATACAGAGTATTCTTCAGACCTTAGAGTGGGAGCAGGAGGTGCAGTGTATTTTTAAGGCTTTGGCTTGGTGTTCTAACTTTCCTCCAAAATGTGTCAGACGGCCAGAGGCAGGCAGCACTCAGAGTCTGCACTTGCTTTCAGGGAGTCCTGATTTTGATATGCATGAGTTCAACAGGCACACAAAGATGAGTATGGACTACTTCTGTGAGTcagattttttatatatatttaatggaCCAATCATGGAGATATGATCTTGCAAACTAAGGACAGTTTTTCTCAAGGCTTCCCTcacctccttgtttctcaggctgtatacCAGGGGGTTGACCAGTGGGGTGAGGACTCCATAAAAGATAGAGAACACTTTGTTCAGGTCCCTCAGTGCATCAGAGTCTGATAACAAATATACAATGACTAGAGTTCCATAGAAAATTgacaccacaatgaggtgagaggaggaggtggaaaaggccttttttcTCCCGGTGATGGAAGGAattctcaggatggtggagatgatactACCATAGGATGCTAGGGTCAACAGAAATGGAGGCAATATAAATATGGAGGAATTTATGAAAGCAGTAACTTCCAGGGTGTGGGTGTCACTGCAGGACAGTTTCGTTATTGGGttaaaatcacaaaagaaatggtcaatttcattgggcCCACAGAATGTTAATTGTGACATCATAGATATTAAGAAGGCAACAGACATAAATCCACCTATCCATGTCCCAGCCACCAGCTTGACACAGAAACTGCCATTCATGAGTGCTGAATAATGCAGAGGTTTGCATATCGCTAAATATCGATCATAAGACATCACAGATAAGAGAGAACATTCAGCGCCTGTTAGAGAAGCAAAGAAATATAATTGTGTGAGGCAGGCATGaacagaaatggttctgtccccagtcaaGAGATTGGTCAGCATCCTGGGCATGATAGCCGAGGTGTAActggtctccaagcaggacaagttccccaggaagaagtacatgggggtgtgaaggtgctgatcagccacaactagtgcaatgatgaggatgttcccagccagagtcacaatgtagatcactagaaacagcaggaagagaagaatgtGCAGTTGAGGGAATGTCCCCAATCCCAGGAGAATGAATTCTGTGATGATTGTTTGATTTCCATGGCATTTGTTTGTTGTGGGTTTCATCTAGGGGAAATACAAAAAATTTTGCAATTTACAGCAAGACTTCCATTTCAAAGTGGTCAGCATTTCAATTCTGGCTTCTCCCTGCTGGTTCCGTCCCAACGGTTAAGTAACAACACCAGTTGGTGGTGGTATTTTGGGAAAATTTCTCCTAAGGCCCTAAGCGGAATCACCTTGGAAATGTCCCTATTGTCTAGTATCTCTATGGTTGAACACATCTCAGCTGCAGAACTCCTGACCATACTTGTATATTACTTTAGCCACAATGTCTGAGATTATCAGTGGAGACTAAGAGAATTAAATGCCACTTTCCTGGGCTCCTGTGAAAACCCAAGCCAAAGGCCATTGCTGGGCTCATACCTAATTTAGCCATACTTACACTGCAGAGTCCAGCAGATTCCAGTGGAGTGGATACAAGAATTCAATTCCAGGGACTTGGTTTTTATTCCTGGCTCATCCACCCCCAGACCTTGAGATTGtcctttcctctctctgtgcctctgttacCTCCTCTGTGAAATCGTTGATGACAATACCACTTACTGTTCTTTTAATGTGATTTGAGGTTTATGAAACAAGAGCTCTCAGCATGTGCTCTGTTGTTCTTGTGGAATATGGAGATGCTACTTAAGAGACTTCACAAAGTTCTTTAATATCTGTTAATGAGTGCTATGTATTTTCTAAATGCTATAATTCTGCTATGTGACCATGCATAAAACTTTCAATACACAATAGGAAGAGAACTTAACCATGCCTCACAGTCACAGCACACGTTTATATTTTCATCTCAATTTCTGCAGTGACAAAGCCATCAAGGGCGATTAACACTGAATGGCTTACCCCTTGTGAAGCAGTGGGAGTGTGCTGAGAGAGACAGAGCTAGGAACAGTGATCAGTCACTACCTAGATCAGGGGGCTCAGCAGCACATGGGATTCAGAAGCTGGAACAGGACTAAGATGTCACAGTTGCATCTAGGTTTCCGCTGTGACTAAAATTTTAAATAGTCCCGTAAACAAACCCATAGGGATATTCAATCATCCAAAGAAGAGAACTCACCCCTTGCAGGATCTGCTGATTTCTAGAGCCACCTACGAGATGCAAGGATTCTGATGACCATCAGAGATTTACTACTAAAAGCGCTGTTGTCATGGGTTATTTGACCGTCACCATTTTTGTAACCTCATTGCTACTGCCAGAAAGCACAGATAGGGTTGAAATTTGGCAATATGATGGAATGAGGTCACATATGTGGAAATATGTTCTTCATCTGTTTAACATAACTACAGATATAATCTGACACACAATTAATGCCCAAGCCCATACatgtcctcacccctccctccacctcccccaccccccaacacacactcacTCATTCAGGTGTGTATGCCCTAGTTCACAAGAATCTAGTAATTTTCCAGTGGATGCAGGAGAATGACTCACATACAGTGGAAACATGAAATGCAAGAAATGGGGCCACTCAGAAGGAAATTAACCCAGTTTGGAATTTTGATTAAACTAGAATGAAGGGGCTGAGGTTTTTGAAATGCTGAAAGTGTTTCAATGGGACTTATTCACCTAATTGCCATAAAGGGAGATTGTCAATGGCAAAAATAGGGCAGACAGGTTGAAATTCCAAACATTGGCCATGACTGTCTCGGttgaacttaaaatatatatagtaaGATTCCAGGATAGTGACTGTGTGTCACTCTAAAGCATACTAAGCCTGAAAAAACAAAGGGATCCTGTAAAAGGTGGAAGCATAGACTAATagctaaggatgagtacaaaagaatgcCACAAGTacatagggacaaaatcagaaaggctaaggcacaaaatgagttacacctagcaagggacataagtAAGAAAAGGAACTGTaagtacattaggagcaagagaaagatgaagaaaagtggGGGTCCTGTAGCTGTCAGGAAAGGAGAGCCAATAATGTATGATATCAAGAAGACTGACAAATCAACACAACCACGTACACAATAAAACAACTAATCACACACAATAACCCCAAGCACACATAGCCCCTCACTACAGTGCACACCCGCACAAATTAACACAAATGTCCCAGTATAACACAAAGaacacacaaatcaacacaaccacCCACACAACTCAACCAGAACACACAATAACCCCTAACATCACTCTGAAAACTAAAATTTCTGTTGAATCTATATGAAATGATGGAAACAGTTACAAGCATGGTTGATAGCGCTTTCTGTTTAGATTATTGCTTGGTTCCATTATCACTGGGATTAACGGTCTGTTATCGTCCAGTTTTTAAGTTGTCAGCCATTTTGCGGCTTTATAACACACAAGTTTACAAATTACACTCGTGTGAGAGCACAGGCTTTCAGCTAGTAGAGAAGTGACCAGATTGCCTCCAGGGATAGAAGCTTGGCACAGTGACCTGGGTGACATGGCAGCTAAAGGGCAGGTAACATTTAGAAGAACAATCTCAGACATACTTGAAAAGATTAGCTTTAACATTTAAAAGCTGTCCATTCGTCCTTAGTGGATGGAAATCAAGATGTTGCTTTCCTTTGCCCTCCTTACTCTGCTTCTTCCCTTCTTTACCCTCATATCCAATTTGTTTAcctttctgttcttcttttttttttaattctcccaTTACTTTTGTTTCTGTGTGTCAGGGAaatcaataaaatataaataaatcaatcaataaaaataaatatgcacactTAAAAGTGAATTACAGTAACTAAGTtcacatgaaaaataaaatgaa
The window above is part of the Chrysemys picta bellii isolate R12L10 chromosome 12, ASM1138683v2, whole genome shotgun sequence genome. Proteins encoded here:
- the LOC135974533 gene encoding olfactory receptor 11A1-like; protein product: MKPTTNKCHGNQTIITEFILLGLGTFPQLHILLFLLFLVIYIVTLAGNILIIALVVADQHLHTPMYFFLGNLSCLETSYTSAIMPRMLTNLLTGDRTISVHACLTQLYFFASLTGAECSLLSVMSYDRYLAICKPLHYSALMNGSFCVKLVAGTWIGGFMSVAFLISMMSQLTFCGPNEIDHFFCDFNPITKLSCSDTHTLEVTAFINSSIFILPPFLLTLASYGSIISTILRIPSITGRKKAFSTSSSHLIVVSIFYGTLVIVYLLSDSDALRDLNKVFSIFYGVLTPLVNPLVYSLRNKEVREALRKTVLSLQDHISMIGPLNIYKKSDSQK